From the Nodularia sphaerocarpa UHCC 0038 genome, the window CTACAGAGCAAAATTTAGCAGACCAAATGCGGAAACGAAACATCACCTACAAGCCCATTGTCTTTGAAGATGTTAATGTGACTTTTGCTACTTATGCAGAAGGGCGTTGTGATGGCATTACAGCCGATCGTTCAGCATTAGTTTCTCGGCGCATCACTCTACCCAATCCTGCAAATAACGTCATTCTGGATGAAGTAATTTCCTCAGAACCCCTAGCACCAGCCGTTGCCAAAGGTGACTCTGTATTAGGTAGTGCGGTGACATGGGTGGTTTATTCGCTAATTAAAGCCGAAGAATTGGGGATTAATTCTCAGAACGTGGGACAATTCGCTACTAGTAATGACCCAGATATTAAACGCTTTTTAGGCACAGAAGGCAATCTAGGAGAAGGACTCGGTTTAACAAACGACTTCGCCGCCAGGATAGTGAAGCACGTCGGTAACTATGGCGAAATTTACGATCGCAACCTGGGACCAAAAACTAACCTGAATCTCCCTCGCGGTCAAAATCAACTAGGTCAGCAGGGTGGATTACTTTATTCTCCGCCGTTTCGCTAAAGGGCAGAATCACTCATGACTAATTCCAAACCACCTGTATGGCGCGATTATCGATTTTGGAACATTGTGGTACAACTGATAGCTGTATTGTTAGCAGCAGTTGTAGTCATTATCCTGTGGGGTAATCTCAACCGCAATTTGCAGCAATTAGGCATTCAGTTGGGATTTGATTTTCTCCAGCAGCAAGCGTCTTTTGGTATCGGCGAAACCCTCATTAATTACCAACCAACTGATACCTACAGTCGCGCCTTGTGGGTGGGATTAGTGAACTCATTGCGGGTGGCAGTTTTAGGTATTTTCTTTACCACTATTGTGGGAATTAGTGCAGGGATAGCCCGGTTTTCTGACAACTGGCTAGTGCGGAAAATTACGAGTATTTACGTAGAAATTTTTCGGAATACACCTTTACTGCTGCAATTATTATTTTGGTACTTTGCCGTATTTCTAGGTTTTCCCAGAAAAGAGGATAAAATTTCCCTCTGGGGATTTTTGGGACTCAGCCAAGATGGTCTAGAACTGCCTTGGTTTACTTTATCTCCAGAGTTTTCAGCTTTATTGCTGGGGTTGGTGTTTTTCACTGGTGCGTTTATTGCCGAAATTGTTCGCGGCGGCATTCAATCAGTACCAAAAGGGCAATGGGAAGCAGCGCGATCTCTAGGATTTCCGCCATTATTAATTATGCGTCTAGTCATATTTCCCCAAGCCTTGCGAGTGATTATTCCGCCACTTACCAGTCAGTATTTAAACTTAACGAAAAATTCCAGTTTAGCGATCGCCATCGGCTACCCTGATGTTTATTTTGTCGCCTCTACCACCTTTAACCAAACCGGGAGAGCCGTAGAAGTAATGTTGCTACTGATATTGACATATCTCACCCTGAGTTTGACTATTTCCGTAACAATGAACTTATTCAACCGCCAAGTGCAGATCAAATGAGTAGGGAGTGGGGAAGAGGCTGGGGTGCAGGGTGCAGGGGAGAAAGATGGTGATTTCCCAATGACAAATGACAAATGACAAATGACTAATGACTAATGACCAATGACCAATGACCAATGACCAATGACTAATGACCAATGACCAATGACCAATGACCAATGACCAATGACAAATGACCAATGACAAATGACCAATGACTAAATTGACTTGGTTACGTAAAAACCTCTTTAGTAGCTGGTATAACAGCTTGTTGACTGTTGTCTGCTTAGGACTGTTGTTTTGGATGGTATGGGGATTACTGAATTGGGCAATTACTCAAGCACAATGGACAGTAATTTGGGTGAATTTACGTTTATTTTTAGTTGGTAGGTTTCCCCAAACCTTATACTGGCGAGTTTGGATTGTCGTGGCGATCGCTTCCACATTCAGCGCCATCACTGTTAGTGTATTCTTTGGTAAACAACAGTTGACAAAGCCTCTGGTTGTTGGATATGCCTTGATTTCGGGATTCTTATTAGTAATTTTGCCCTGGGATTTGACATCCCGCCTGTGGTTGCTGTTAATTGCAGTTTTGCTCCTTGCAGGTTTTTGGTTGGGAAGTAGATTTGATCAAATCATAGCGCCTTGGCTTTCTTTAGCATGGTTGTTGTCATTTCCCGTAATTCTGTGGCTACTTGGCGGTGGGTTTGGCTTGCAACCAGTATCTACCAACCTTTGGAACGGTTTGTTACTCACCTTACTAATGGCAAGCGTTAGTATAGTCCTTTCCTTTCCCATTGGCGTTTTACTAGCATTAGGACGCACCAGTTATTTGCCTGTAGTGCGTTGGTTTTGCATCTTCTATATTGAAATTGTCAGAGGACTACCGCTAATTGGGATTTTGTTCCTAGCCCAAGTCATGTTGCCATTATTTCTGCCCACAGAATTGCGTTTAGATCGATTACTGCGAGGAGTAGCCGGACTAGTATTATTTAGTGCTGCTTACATGGCAGAAAACGTGCGTGGCGGACTCCAAGCCATCCCACGGGGACAAGTTGAAGCAGCAAAAGCATTAGGACTGAATACACCTTTAGTAGTAATTTTAATTATTCTCCCCCAAGCTTTACGGGCAGTTATTCCGGCAATAGTTGGTCAGTTTATTGGCTTATTTAAAGACACTTCCCTATTATCTCTGGTGGGATTGGTAGAACTCACAGGTATTTCCCGTTCTATTTTGGCGCAGCCCCAATTTCTGGGACGCTATGCAGAAGTTTATTTATTTATTGGATTAATTTACTGGATATTTTGTTACTTGATGTCCTTAGCCTCTAGACGATTAGAAAAACAATTAAATATTAGTCAATAGAGCAATATTACCTAATTACAGCCCATGTCAGAGTTACAACCAATAATTGTTGCTGAAGATGTTCATAAATGGTACGGTAAATTTCATGCTCTCCAGGGCGTGAGTTTAAATGTCAATCGTGGAGAAGTGGTAGTTTTGATGGGACCTTCTGGTTCTGGTAAGTCAACCTTTATCCGCACATTTAACGCTTTAGAAACATACCAACAGGGAAAAATCATCATTGACGGTATTACCCTCAGTCATGACTTGCAAAATATTGAAATGATTCGGCGAGAAGTGGGGATGGTATTTCAGCAGTTTAATTTATTTCCCCATTTAACAGTCCTGGAAAACATTTCTTTAGCTCCCATTTGGGTGCGGCGGTTGTCAAAGCCAAAAGCTGAAGAATTAGCAATGCAACTTTTAGAAAGAGTGGGTATTTTAGAACAAGCGCAGAAATATCCCGGACAGTTATCTGGTGGACAGCAACAACGGGTAGCGATCGCCCGTGCTTTAGCTATGAAACCTAAAATTATGCTCTTTGACGAACCCACATCCGCATTAGATCCAGAGATGGTCAGAGAAGTGTTAGATGTAATGCGAAGCCTAGCTAACGATGGGATGACGATGGTAGTAGTTACCCACGAAGTCGGATTTGCTCGTGAAGTAGCCGACCGAGTAATTCTCATGGATAGTGGTTCCCTGATTGAGTCAGCTACACCTGATACCTTTTTCACCAACCCCAAAGAAGCACGGACTCGGAAATTTTTAGCGCAGATTCTCTAAAATATCTTTATTTTCGCTAAACTTTGCGATTTTATGAATTTAACCTCAAGCCGTCTCACAAACTGATTGTAAAAGCTGGAGACACTAATATTAGCGATCGCTTGTGCCTAAAGCCGCGATAAAATTCTCAAGCACAACAGCGAAATTATCCATGACGCAAATCAACTGGCAAATTGTCAAAAATTACGAAGACATCCTATATCACAAAGCCGACGGTATCGCCAAAATCACCATTAACCGTCCCCATAAACGCAATGCATTTCGTCCTAAAACTGTCTTTGAACTGTACGAAGCTTTCTGTGATGCTCGTGAAGATACGACCATTGGTGTAGTTCTATTTACTGGTGCAGGTCCCCACACTGATGGTAAATACGCTTTCTGTTCTGGTGGAGATCAAAGTGTACGCGGAAAAGCGGGTTATGTTGACGATGCGGGAATCCCCCGGCTAAACGTGTTGGACTTGCAACGCCTGATTCGTTCCATGCCGAAAGTAGTCATTGCTTTAGTAGCTGGATATGCTATTGGTGGTGGACACGTCCTACACCTAATTTGTGACCTCACCATTGCCGCCGATAATGCGATTTTCGGACAAACGGGACCGAAAGTGGGTAGTTTTGATGGTGGTTTTGGCGCAAGTTATCTCGCCCGTGTTGTCGGACAAAAAAAAGCGCGAGAAATTTGGTTTCTCTGTCGCCAATATAACGCCCAACAAGCTCTAGATATGGGTTTAGTAAATACTATTGTCCCAGTAGAACAGCTAGAAGCCGAAGGTATTCAATGGGCGCAAGAAATTTTAGAAAAAAGTCCCATTGCAATTCGCTGTCTGAAATCAGCATTCAACGCTGACTGTGATGGACAAGCTGGTTTACAAGAACTCGCCGGGAACGCCACTCTACTGTATTACATGACTGAAGAGGGTTCTGAGGGAAAACAAGCCTTTTTAGAAAAACGTCCCCCGAATTTTCGCACCTTTCCTTGGCTACCATAAAATTTAAAAATCGCACCTGAGAACCAGGTGCGATTTTTTCCGATGTCAAAATTCACAGCACCAGAAATATTAAAGTTTTATCTTATTTTATACAAATTCAGTGGAGTACTGGGCAACTAAATTCGCCCTACCGCAATCTCAGCTTCTTGTGAGGTGCAGTGAGCTATTTCCTCTATAGGGGTAATCATAGTCTTGTCTGCATCTGTAACCAAAGTTGGTGAAGAACCTAACACTCTTGTTGCATCTGGTAAATCCCAAGCGTCTTCCAAAGTTTCCCAAGAAGGTGCAAAAGGTGGTAGCGCCAAAGAGCAAGCTTTCCAGCCTGCTTGCACTGGACTTCCTAACTGCTGGCACATTCCGCCTCGACGACCTTCTGGCTGGTAATGACGGCAATATCTACAGGCAGATGTCAAGATTTTAATAGGTTTCATTTGGTTACATCTTTAATGCAGTTTATGGGTGATTTACATACTTATATTTTGCTCCTATATCTAAAGAGGTAATATGAGCAAAAAGTCATTATTGTACATAGGTTTCAGCGATCCCCAGTCACAAATAAACTTTATGATGTTTTTATATTCTTGTTATATATGTAAATGATCACTGTAGTGAACACCCACTAAATTTTAACTTAAAATAGCTGGGGATCAAGGATAAGGTTCAAAGTTTGGATTTCAATCCAATTGTAAATTCATTACTTCGGGTGCAAGAGTTTCCTCGGACGGGAACGGCTCTTGAAGAACTTTTTCACCAAAAAATTGCGCTCGGAGAACTTGCTGTTAGGGGATTGGGGCGTGAGCAGCGTGCTGTGTCGGATTCTATAGTTCCACATTTGAAAAGGTGTAAGTAGGTGGGCGTAAATAAAGTTAACTGGCGGGGGTCGTCATTTGTCCTTTGTCATTGGTCATTGGTAAGGGTTTCATGGGTGTTTACGAGTCGTCATATAGTTTGGTTTTTCCATACCCACCTACTTATATAGCGATTCTCCCCGGTGTGAGGTATGGCTTGTACGGGCGGGTTTAGCAATATCGTGGGGTGGGCATACTTCGACAAGCTCAGTACAAGTCCTGCCCGCCTTCTTCGTTGAATGATATCTGTAAACCCGCCGCTACTGGGTGTTTTCTCCCCGGCTCTCCTGGCTCTTCTCAGTACCTAGCGGACTGGGAAAGGCTAGAATTGCTTGGCAGCACAAACATAACAGACTTGCCAACGCTGGAGTTCACCGGGTGGGGTGGGAGATTGGCACTTAGGACAAAGGGGTAAGCCATGCGATCGCACTTGCATTCTCTTAGCCCAAGATTCAAAAGCCGTGGTCGCGCTCTCAATAGCGGGTTTAACCTGACTGCAAGAAAAACTGACATCACCCAAATAACTGGGATGTTCCTGTGGAATGACGGTTTTTGGCTGTAAGTAATCAGGAAGAGGCTGCCAATCTTTAGTAGAAAAGCGAATATCCACCAACGGCTCAGACAATTTTTGATTTAACTTTAAAAGCAGTGTTGTTCGTCCAAATGTCATGTTCTGCGCCCAAGCAGCGCTAGAAGTTGCTACCTGCAAAACATCACGCTGAATTGATAATGGTCGCGTATGGGTAGCAGCCACTTTTCCGACAATATCTGGCCATAACTGGAGCAAGCGTTGAAATGGGTGTTCTTGCCATTTAGCCTGCTGTTCCAGAACGCCTAAAATATCATTAACTGATTTCAAGGACATTTTTGAGATTGCTGAATGTGAGCTATTTTTTAAACAATTTTCGCTATGATTGCGCTTAATGTATCTAAAGTTAATCCAGTAGTCTAGGTTTGAGGCAGAGATGTCATGAGTGAAAATCCCCGAATAGATTCCGAAACGAAATCATCGAAAACATCTGGCTTGAAGCCACAATTAGCGGCTGCGTTGGCGACCTTAGAAGTACCTATAGATCAAGAGTTAGCCAGATTCCGCCGGACACGAATTGGAGTCAGGATACAGAATCAATCCCGTATGGGCAGTTACATCAGCAGTCAATCCCCAGATTTGCCGGATTATCGAGCTACAGAAGGCAAAATTACACCAACAGTCGGTAACAATAATACAGATAGTACCCCTGCATTTATACTGAATGAGACTTTGGCAGAGAACCCAGCCGCAACTCACGCCACACTTGATGATTTAAACTTAATCTCTGATTCCGTGTCTATCAAAACACAAATTCCTCAGTCTGCAACAAATTCTGCCAGCAGTATTGTACATAGGGTAGTAGAACTTGAGCAAAATCAACATCTCGCCCCAGGAAATGATCATCCTTTACAACCAGATGATTACTTGGAATCGAGTGAAGCACTGCTGCGAAGTTTAACAGATGAGCAAGAGTCCACAGAACAGCCGAGTAATTCCAATGATAGTTTGCTATCACCTTTGGGTATTGGCTCGATGTTACTGCTATTAGTTGCTAGTCTCAGTCTGGGTTACGTTGTGTTAAATCCTAATTCTCCAGGCTGGTCTATGTTGAACCTAGGTAGATTTTTTCAAACCGAGTCATCCCCGAATATTGGGGAAAATACTGAGACAATTGGCAGTAATACCCAAGGTGAATCTCAACCAGAACTGACTCCTATAGTTAAGTATCCTAATTTAGCAGCGAAAGAATTTCGGGAGGTGAGAAATCCGACTGATATAGTCGGTTTACAACCGAAAGTTCAACCCACACCCACGCCGATAATTTCTCAACCTCCAGTGATTCCTCCAACTATGGAATCATTACCACAGTTACAAGCTGTAATTCCTGTGGATGTACCTCCATCAAGAGCAGAAATCACCGCACCTGTATCTGCAAACAAGACAAATCCCCCCAATGCTAATGCAGAACTCAAACCAGCAGCAGATGGGTTTTATCATATAGTGATGGATAATCAAGGCGATCGCGCGCTCTCTAATGCCCAAAAAATCGTTCCCGATGCTTATTTATCCCCAGGACAAACTTTGATTTATCTGGCTGCTGTCAAGACGCAAGAGGAAGCAAAACAAAGGGTACAAGAGTTTCAGTCCAAGGGTATCAAAGCCAGGGTTCAGCAGCCTTGAGTTGTGAAGGTCTAGGATGGATGAAAGGATGGGGTACTGGTCACGAATCTGGATTCTTCCTGTTTTCCCCCTAGTCCCTAATACTGCGCTGTGGATACAAAATCAATGGAGAGAGAGCCGATATGGAATTTATCAAGCGTATCCTGCGGATAATTCGCGCTAATATCAATAGTCTTATAGGCAATGCCGAAGATCCCGAAAAAATTCTGCAACAAGCTGTTCTGGAAATGCAGGAAAATTTGGTGCGCTTACGACAAGGTGTAGCACAAGCGATCGCCACTCAAAAACGCACGGAACGCCAAGCCACGGCGGCAAAATCAACTTCAGAAGAATGGTATCGTCGCGCTCAATTAGCACTACAACAAGGTAATGAAGTTTTAGCACGGGAAGCTTTAACCAAACGCAAAGCTTACCAAGAAACTTCCACAGCGCTATTTAGTCAAATAGAGCAGCAAAATGATGTGGTGGCCAGACTGAAAAAGGATATGCGATCGCTAGAATTAAAAATGAGCGAAGCCAAATCCAAAAAAGATATGTACATCGCTCGCGCCCGTTCGGCTGAGGCTTCTGTTCGACTCCAGGATCTGCTTGATACTAGTTCCCCTACAAGTAGTCTCAATGCCTTTGAGCGCATGGAAGATAAAGTTTTGCAAATCGAAGCCCAATCAGAAGCAATGGCTCAACTTGGTACTGACGACTTGCAAAAACAATTTGACTTTCTAGAAGCGGGTGGTGACATAGATAGCGAACTAGCAGCGATGAAAGGACAGATTTTAGCAAGCGGTGAAAATGCGCCGCCACAAAAGTTACCTAAAAGTCAAGACTCTTAAAGATTGGGCAATCAGCCAAGTTAGGATATATCTTAAAAAATAACGGGTGTCGGGAGGTACCGAACCAAACCGGAATGATTACATTGAAATAGGAAGCTATTAAATAGTAAAAAAGCGAACTTTCCCACAAAGCGCGTAAACTCTACAAGGAAAAACACAATTATGGGATTATTTGATCGAATTAGACGAGTAGTCAGTTCTAACCTCAACGACTTGGTAAATAAAGCTGAAGATCCTGAAAAAATCCTAGAGCAAGCCATCCTGGAAATGCAGGAAGACTTGGTGCAGTTGCGTCAGGGTGTAGCTCAGACGATCGCAGCGCAAAAACGCACTGAGAAGCAGTATAATGAAGGACAAAATGAAATCAACAAGTGGCAACGCAATGCTCAATTAGCGCTACAAAAGGGTGATGAGAACCTAGCACGACAAGCCCTAGAACGCAAAAAAACTTTGAGCGATACCGGAATAGCGCTGAAAACTAGCCTCGATCAGCAAACCACTCAATGTGAAACCCTCAAGCGCAATTTAATCCAGCTAGAAAGCAAGATTTCTGAAGCCAAGACCAAAAAAGAAATGCTCAAAGCGCGGATTACCTCTGCTAAAGCCCAAGAGCAAATTGAAGGTATGGTGCGGGGGATGGGTACCAGCAGCGCCATGTCCGCATTTGAGCGCATGGAAGAAAAAGTTTTGATGCAAGAAGCCCGCGCCCAAGCAGGTGCAGAGTTAGTAGGTAATGATTTAGAAAGCCAATTTGCTCAGTTGGAAGGTAGCGATGTGGATGATGAATTGGCGGCGATGAAGGCGCAAATGCTACCAGCTGCGGCTGCACCTAACCAAGCCCAACTACCACCGCAACAAGAAAGCACCGCTCCTAAATCGAATCCAGCCAGTGAAGTGGTTGATTCGGATTTAGAAGCCCTCAAAAGGCAATTAGATCAATTGTAATTTTTTCTGACTACCCCATAGGCGCAAAACCCGATTTTTTGTCTCAGCCAGTCCCACAACCAACAGGTGTGGGATTTTACATGAGACAGCGACAAAATTGAAATATGCTGTTTCCCAAATTCTTGTAGAGA encodes:
- a CDS encoding amino acid ABC transporter substrate-binding protein, translated to MKFIRRSALILAIAPLIFAITACNNPGETTNTNNPATQTTRNRWDAIKSRGQLVCGVSGQIPGFSFVETDGKYSGIDVDICRAIAAALFDNPDAVDFRNLSAQERFTALQTGEIDVLSRNTSWTLSRATSMGLEFAPVVFYDGQAIMVGKNSGINSLADMKDKAICVQSGTTTEQNLADQMRKRNITYKPIVFEDVNVTFATYAEGRCDGITADRSALVSRRITLPNPANNVILDEVISSEPLAPAVAKGDSVLGSAVTWVVYSLIKAEELGINSQNVGQFATSNDPDIKRFLGTEGNLGEGLGLTNDFAARIVKHVGNYGEIYDRNLGPKTNLNLPRGQNQLGQQGGLLYSPPFR
- a CDS encoding PspA/IM30 family protein, with the protein product MGLFDRIRRVVSSNLNDLVNKAEDPEKILEQAILEMQEDLVQLRQGVAQTIAAQKRTEKQYNEGQNEINKWQRNAQLALQKGDENLARQALERKKTLSDTGIALKTSLDQQTTQCETLKRNLIQLESKISEAKTKKEMLKARITSAKAQEQIEGMVRGMGTSSAMSAFERMEEKVLMQEARAQAGAELVGNDLESQFAQLEGSDVDDELAAMKAQMLPAAAAPNQAQLPPQQESTAPKSNPASEVVDSDLEALKRQLDQL
- a CDS encoding amino acid ABC transporter permease; the protein is MTNSKPPVWRDYRFWNIVVQLIAVLLAAVVVIILWGNLNRNLQQLGIQLGFDFLQQQASFGIGETLINYQPTDTYSRALWVGLVNSLRVAVLGIFFTTIVGISAGIARFSDNWLVRKITSIYVEIFRNTPLLLQLLFWYFAVFLGFPRKEDKISLWGFLGLSQDGLELPWFTLSPEFSALLLGLVFFTGAFIAEIVRGGIQSVPKGQWEAARSLGFPPLLIMRLVIFPQALRVIIPPLTSQYLNLTKNSSLAIAIGYPDVYFVASTTFNQTGRAVEVMLLLILTYLTLSLTISVTMNLFNRQVQIK
- a CDS encoding amino acid ABC transporter permease — translated: MTKLTWLRKNLFSSWYNSLLTVVCLGLLFWMVWGLLNWAITQAQWTVIWVNLRLFLVGRFPQTLYWRVWIVVAIASTFSAITVSVFFGKQQLTKPLVVGYALISGFLLVILPWDLTSRLWLLLIAVLLLAGFWLGSRFDQIIAPWLSLAWLLSFPVILWLLGGGFGLQPVSTNLWNGLLLTLLMASVSIVLSFPIGVLLALGRTSYLPVVRWFCIFYIEIVRGLPLIGILFLAQVMLPLFLPTELRLDRLLRGVAGLVLFSAAYMAENVRGGLQAIPRGQVEAAKALGLNTPLVVILIILPQALRAVIPAIVGQFIGLFKDTSLLSLVGLVELTGISRSILAQPQFLGRYAEVYLFIGLIYWIFCYLMSLASRRLEKQLNISQ
- a CDS encoding amino acid ABC transporter ATP-binding protein — protein: MSELQPIIVAEDVHKWYGKFHALQGVSLNVNRGEVVVLMGPSGSGKSTFIRTFNALETYQQGKIIIDGITLSHDLQNIEMIRREVGMVFQQFNLFPHLTVLENISLAPIWVRRLSKPKAEELAMQLLERVGILEQAQKYPGQLSGGQQQRVAIARALAMKPKIMLFDEPTSALDPEMVREVLDVMRSLANDGMTMVVVTHEVGFAREVADRVILMDSGSLIESATPDTFFTNPKEARTRKFLAQIL
- a CDS encoding DUF721 domain-containing protein, coding for MSLKSVNDILGVLEQQAKWQEHPFQRLLQLWPDIVGKVAATHTRPLSIQRDVLQVATSSAAWAQNMTFGRTTLLLKLNQKLSEPLVDIRFSTKDWQPLPDYLQPKTVIPQEHPSYLGDVSFSCSQVKPAIESATTAFESWAKRMQVRSHGLPLCPKCQSPTPPGELQRWQVCYVCAAKQF
- a CDS encoding PspA/IM30 family protein, whose amino-acid sequence is MEFIKRILRIIRANINSLIGNAEDPEKILQQAVLEMQENLVRLRQGVAQAIATQKRTERQATAAKSTSEEWYRRAQLALQQGNEVLAREALTKRKAYQETSTALFSQIEQQNDVVARLKKDMRSLELKMSEAKSKKDMYIARARSAEASVRLQDLLDTSSPTSSLNAFERMEDKVLQIEAQSEAMAQLGTDDLQKQFDFLEAGGDIDSELAAMKGQILASGENAPPQKLPKSQDS
- the menB gene encoding 1,4-dihydroxy-2-naphthoyl-CoA synthase, giving the protein MTQINWQIVKNYEDILYHKADGIAKITINRPHKRNAFRPKTVFELYEAFCDAREDTTIGVVLFTGAGPHTDGKYAFCSGGDQSVRGKAGYVDDAGIPRLNVLDLQRLIRSMPKVVIALVAGYAIGGGHVLHLICDLTIAADNAIFGQTGPKVGSFDGGFGASYLARVVGQKKAREIWFLCRQYNAQQALDMGLVNTIVPVEQLEAEGIQWAQEILEKSPIAIRCLKSAFNADCDGQAGLQELAGNATLLYYMTEEGSEGKQAFLEKRPPNFRTFPWLP